AGGCAGGCTAGTATCCAGAGTACCACGAGGCACGTGAAACCTCGTGGGAAGCAGGGTGGACCACCATCCAAGGCTAAATACTAACTGGTGACCGATAGTGAAGCAGTACCGTGAGGGAAAGGTGAAAAGAACCCCGGGAGGGGAGTGAAAGAGAACCTGAAACCCTATGTTTACAAGCAGTTGAAGAGCGTTAAAGCTCGACAGCGTACTTTTTGTAGAACGGTCCGGCGAGTTATTGTATGCAGCAAGGTTAAGTACTTAAAGGTACGGAGCCGAAGGGAAACCGAGTGTTAAAAGCGCGTCAAGTTGCATGCTATAGACCCGAAACCGGGTGACCTACCCATGGACAGGTTGAAGCGGGAGTAAAATCTCGTGGAGGACCGAACCACATGACCGTTGAAAAGGTCTGGGATGAGCTGTGGGTGGCGGAGAAATTCCAATCGAACTCGGAGATAGCTGGTTCTCCCCGAAATAGCTTTAGGGCTAGCCTCAAGGGAAAATCAAACGGAGGTAGAGCACTGAATGGGCTAGGGGCCTTACCGGGTTACCGAACCCTATCAAACTCCGAATGCCGTAATGATGTTACTTGGGAGTCAGACTATGAGAGATAAGTCCCATGGTCAAAAGGGAACAGCCCAGACCATCAGCTAAGGTCCCAAAATCACAGTTAAGTGGAAAAGGATGTGGGCTTGCTAAGACAACTAGGATGTTGGCTTAGAAGCAGCCACTCATTCAAAGAGTGCGTAATAGCTCACTAGTCGAGTGAGCCTGCGCCGAAAATTACCGGGGCTAAACTGTGTACCGAAGCTATGGATCAGCGTACATCCAATAGTATTGCTAAATAAATTAAGAAGCGATGAGGTAATTTCACGAAATGTAACATATCAAAAATGATTCAAAACATTTCGTCAAATTCCCACAGCTAAACTTGTGCCGTTAGCAGTAGTATTGGATGTACGAGGGTGGTAGGGGAGCTTACTGTTGTAGGTTGAAGCAAGATCGAAAGGACTTGTGGACGAAGCAGTAGTGAGAATGCCGGAATAAGTAGCGAGAGTAAAGTGAGAATCTTTACCGTCGAAAACCTAAGGTTTCCTGGGGAAGGTTCGTCCGCCCAGGGTAAGTCTGGACCTAAGCTGAGGCCGAAAGGCGTAAGTGATGGACAACAGGTTGAAATTCCTGTACTACCGTTAATCGATATGAGAGAGGTGGGGACGCAGGAGGATAAGTCAAGCGATCAGCTGGAAAAGATCGTGCAAGCGAGGTAGATAGTCCGGTAGGCAAATCCGCCGGATGTTTCGAAGACGTGATGCGGAGGGAAAACAAGTACCGAAGTGACAGATTCCACACTGACGAGAAAAACCACTATCCAGATTAAAGGTACCAGTACCGCAAACCGACACAGGTAGGTGAGGAGAGAATCCTAAGACGAGCGGGAGAAGCGTTGTTAAGGAACTCGGCAAATTGACCCCGTAAGTTAGCGAAAAGGGGTGCCTCAAGAGATTGAGGCCGCAGAGAATAGGCCCAAGCAACTGTTTATCAAAAACACAGGTCTCTGCTAAATCGAAAGATGAAGTATAGGGGCTGACGCCTGCCCGGTGCTGGAAGGTTACGGGAATTGCTTAGCGCAAGCGAAGGCATGAACTTAAGCCCCAGTAAACGGCGGCCGTAACTATAACGGTCCTAAGGTAGCGAAATTCCTTGTCAGGTAAGTTCTGACCCGCACGAATGGCGTAATGACTTGGGCACTGTCTCAACAACGTACCCGGCGAAATTGTAGTACTTGTGAAGATGCAAGTTACCCGCGACTAGACGGAAAGACCCCATGGAGCTTCACTGTAGCTTGATATTGGGTTTCGGTATTTTTTGTACAGGATAGGTGGGAGACTGAGAAGTGGTGGCGCCAGCCATCATGGAGTCGACGTTGGGATACCACTCTAAAAGTACTGGAACTCTAACCTGAGACCATAAGCTGGTCTAGGGACACTGTCAGGTGGGCAGTTTGACTGGGGCGGTCGCCTCCCAAAGAGTAACGGAGGCGTCCAAAGGTTACCTCAGCGCGGTTGGAAATCGCGCAACGAGTGCAAAGGCATAAGGTAGCCTGACTGCGAGAGAGACACCTCGAGCAGGTACGAAAGTAGGGCTTAGTGATCCGGTGGTATGAAAGTGGAATTGCCATCGCTCAACGGATAAAAGCTACCCTGGGGATAACAGGCTTATCTCCCCCAAGAGTCCACATCGACGGGGAGGTTTGGCACCTCGATGTCGGCTCATCGCATCCTGGAGCTGTAGCAGGTTCCAAGGGTTTGGCTGTTCGCCAATTAAAGCGGTACGCGAGCTGGGTTCAGAACGTCGTGAGACAGTTCGGTCCCTATCTGTCGCGGGCGCAGGATATTTGAGAGGATCTGTCCTTAGTACGAGAGGACCGGGATGGACGAACCTCTAGTGCACCAGTTGTCATACCAATGGCACAGCTGGGTAGCCAAGTTCGGCAGGGATAAACGCTGAAGGCATCTAAGCGTGAAACCCACCTCAAGATGAGATATCCCACTAGCAATAGGTAAGACCCCATGTAGACTACATGGTTGATAGGTCAGGAGTGTAAGCATAGTAATGTGTTAAGCTGACTGATACTAATAGGTCGAGGGTTTGACCCAAAAGAAAACAGGTATTCAAAAGTAGAAGGTCTTAAAACTAGACAATGAGAGAGCTTCACATCTTCTTAAAGGATAACATTAGTCAGTTCTGAAGGTACAAAAAGTATCTTAAAAAAAGTTAATAAAATTGTCAGAAGCGAGTAGTAATACGAAGCTTATCACAATTTTTAAATCTTCTGGTGGAAATGACGAGATGGCCACACCCGTTCCCATACCGAACACGGCAGTTAAGCATCTCAGTGCCGATAATACTTGGCTGGAAACGGCCCGGGAAAGTAGGTCTTTGCCAGATTTATATGAAAGCCTCAAGCTCATTGCTTGAGGTTTTGCTTATTATATTTTGTACATATTCACAAACAAACCCCCCACGTCGTAAAACATGGGGGGTTCTAAGTATTGAGATATATTTGAACAGCTTTACAGGTTAAATTCTTCTTTTATTGATTTAATGGCTTTATCAGCGTCCTTTTCATATATGAGATAGGATATATCAACTTCGGAGGTTGTAATTAGTTTGATTTCAATTTCATTTTCAGCCATTAATGTAAATACTTTTGCAGCAACCCCGGGTTTATCCCTCATCCCTTCCCCAAAAACACTAATTTTAGTACTGTCTGAGTCTATTTCAATTCGCAGGTTTGGAACCTTTATTTTAAATGAATTTAAAATAGCAATTACCTTTATTATGTTTTCAGCAGGTATACTAAAATAAATATTAATTTTTCCTTTGTAGGGTGGACTCTGACTAATCATATCAATATTTATTTTTTCTTCTGCAATTTTATTAAAAATTCCCGCAATGAGAACCATATCATTTGGAAGATTATCTACTGCCACTAATGCTACATTGTATACTGTACTA
This region of Clostridium sp. BNL1100 genomic DNA includes:
- a CDS encoding ACT domain-containing protein, which encodes MTILPVTSISTVYNVALVAVDNLPNDMVLIAGIFNKIAEEKINIDMISQSPPYKGKINIYFSIPAENIIKVIAILNSFKIKVPNLRIEIDSDSTKISVFGEGMRDKPGVAAKVFTLMAENEIEIKLITTSEVDISYLIYEKDADKAIKSIKEEFNL